From Mytilus galloprovincialis chromosome 9, xbMytGall1.hap1.1, whole genome shotgun sequence, the proteins below share one genomic window:
- the LOC143047059 gene encoding toll-like receptor 2 produces MRLFIVFLQHIVQIVTTPCPNAPRCVCNEERHYANCINTNLPQIPVIPSYVTSLDFSGNQLHQLKRSTFISLETLKLENLSLAKNFIAAAEADALNNLSHLRLLDLSRNVFMPSSVAATVIRSLRSSFFSTLILNMMPWRFSRNDTIEDLLCDAHTSNLTSLSLKHSFLRNLSLNEIGKCVPHLQLLDGSHGRIQSVSSSFLHEMKELNLQYNYLSIRRGFFGNKPNCYFPEIEVLRLDNNNIDDFDDRFSCLDSLKILTLHNNAVRRISNGTFKYLPSLSMLSLSSLYSKLRVIAGSAFQSKTLYFLNLSGNGFEFIDQSSKYRFDKDCVFKYSPNLTQLDLSGNIINPYEDVLTTMLLPLKSLQKLWLKNCNMFTLPSGFFYKMPHLQEFIASYNNISAWDGNIVFGDNFTLKTLKLNSNSISIVEQSFFPLTSLNQFTKLYLRLNQFSCTCENLWFRNLIRKRPSLFADVFPGYRCLSPPYKVGTYLTDYNPTNDECDKRDKVFLVVVASISVIGIVLVIVSSILYRCRWHIRYWIYLSTTKRRGLVYHSLVEESSQFVYDAFVIYCDSDRNWVRTQLIDKVEKESGLNLCIHHRDFKAGQLIIDNIAENIAASRKILLLMSRDMLRSNWCLFEMRIAQERFLNKETDTMIVVMLETVSKDLMSPSLRFLINSTTYIEWPRKQYEEERFWNEVLRALQ; encoded by the coding sequence ATGCGTTTATTCATTGTCTTCTTACAGCATATAGTTCAAATAGTTACGACACCATGCCCAAATGCACCCCGGTGTGTTTGTAACGAAGAACGTCATTATGCAAACTGCATTAACACCAATCTTCCACAGATCCCAGTTATACCATCATATGTTACCTCTCTTGACTTCTCTGGCAATCAGTTACACCAATTGAAAAGGAGCACATTCATTTCCTTGGAAACTCTCAAATTAGAAAATTTGTCGCTTGCAAAAAACTTTATCGCAGCAGCAGAGGCAGATGCATTAAACAACTTGTCGCATCTCCGTTTGCTTGACTTAAGTCGAAATGTGTTCATGCCATCAAGCGTTGCTGCAACTGTAATCAGAAGTTTACGATCatcatttttttcaacattgATATTAAATATGATGCCATGGAGATTCAGCAGAAACGATACTATTGAAGATTTGTTATGTGATGCACATACTAGTAATTTAACAAGTTTATCTTTGAAACATTCATTCTTGCGAAATCTATCTTTAAACGAAATAGGTAAATGTGTTCCACATTTGCAGTTGTTAGATGGAAGCCATGGAAGAATCCAATCGGTTAGTTCAAGTTTCTTGCATGAAATGAAAGAACTAAACCTTCAATACAATTACTTATCTATCAGAAGAGGATTCTTTGGAAATAAGCCAAATTGTTATTTTCCTGAAATTGAAGTTCTTAGACTTGACAACAACAACATTGATGACTTTGACGATCGATTCTCGTGTCTGGATAGTCTTAAGATTCTGACACTTCATAACAATGCAGTGAGACGGATATCCAACGGTACATTCAAGTATCTCCCTTCACTTTCCATGTTGTCTCTTTCAAGCCTTTATAGCAAATTGCGCGTCATCGCCGGTTCAGCCTTCCAGAGCAAAACCCTATATTTCTTGAACCTATCTGGTAACGGATTCGAGTTTATAGATCAATCTAGTAAATATAGGTTTGACAAAGATTGTGTTTTCAAATATTCTCCAAATTTGACACAGTTAGATTTAAGTGGCAATATAATAAACCCGTACGAAGACGTTTTAACGACGATGCTTCTGCCGTTGAAATCACTGCAAAAACTTTGGTTAAAGAACTGCAATATGTTCACTCTTCCATCCgggtttttttacaaaatgcCACATCTTCAAGAATTCATAGCAAGTTACAATAACATTTCTGCATGGGATGGAAATATTGTTTTTGGAGACAATTTTACCTTAAAAACGTTGAAATTAAATAGTAATTCTATAAGTATTGTTGAACAATCATTCTTCCCTTTAACATCACTTAAtcaatttacaaaactttatttaAGATTAAATCAATTTTCATGTACGTGTGAAAATCTGTGGTTTCGAAACTTGATCAGAAAAAGGCCATCGTTATTTGCAGATGTCTTTCCTGGATATAGATGTTTATCACCTCCATATAAAGTAGGGACGTATCTGACAGATTATAATCCTACAAATGATGAATGTGATAAAAGAGACAAAGTTTTTCTTGTCGTAGTGGCATCAATTTCCGTGATTGGTATAGTTTTAGTTATTGTTTCTAGTATTTTGTATAGATGTCGTTGGCACATACGATATTGGATATATCTATCTACGACCAAGCGCAGGGGACTGGTATATCATTCCCTTGTGGAAGAATCTTCACAGTTTGTGTATGATGCGTTTGTTATCTATTGTGACTCTGACAGGAACTGGGTCAGAACGCAGCTTATAGACAAAGTTGAAAAAGAATCAGGTTTGAACCTTTGCATTCATCATCGCGATTTTAAAGCTGGTCAACTTATAATTGACAACATTGCTGAAAACATAGCCGCAAGTAGAAAAATCTTGCTTTTAATGTCACGTGATATGCTGAGAAGTAATTGGTGTCTTTTTGAAATGAGGATAGCCCAGGAAAGGTTTCTAAATAAAGAAACAGACACAATGATAGTAGTTATGTTGGAGACTGTGTCAAAAGACTTAATGTCACCTTCTTTGCGATTCCTAATTAATTCTACAACATATATTGAATGGCCAAGAAAGCAATACGAGGAAGAACGGTTCTGGAATGAAGTACTGAGAGCATTGCAGTAA